From a single Mycolicibacterium mengxianglii genomic region:
- a CDS encoding MarR family winged helix-turn-helix transcriptional regulator encodes MSDDTQRWNDVAEVAAAAEALYAAMRRVRTIPGDSDETLSVAQMALIEPLLDEQELPVGQLAIRADVSVPTATRMLKSLEARGLVQRQRSPDDDRIVLIRLSQSGSRAATRRRDMLRRRQAARLAHLSPRERADMTRQLRKLTLLITG; translated from the coding sequence ATGAGTGACGACACCCAGCGGTGGAATGACGTAGCCGAGGTGGCCGCGGCAGCCGAGGCGCTCTACGCCGCGATGCGCCGGGTACGCACTATCCCCGGTGACTCCGACGAAACGCTGTCGGTGGCACAGATGGCGCTGATCGAGCCCCTGCTCGACGAGCAGGAGCTGCCGGTCGGGCAGTTGGCCATCCGCGCCGATGTCAGCGTGCCGACAGCCACCCGCATGCTCAAGAGCCTCGAAGCCCGCGGCCTGGTGCAGCGGCAACGCTCCCCCGACGACGACCGGATAGTGCTGATCCGGCTGTCTCAATCGGGGTCACGTGCGGCGACGCGCCGACGAGACATGCTCCGCCGGCGGCAGGCCGCGCGGCTCGCGCATCTGAGTCCGCGCGAGCGCGCCGACATGACGCGGCAATTGCGGAAGCTGACGCTGCTCATCACCGGCTGA
- a CDS encoding SDR family NAD(P)-dependent oxidoreductase: protein MAGLALVTGASSGIGEAFARRLADDGYDLIVVARRTERLEQLTATLPSTVDVRIVTADLSADDGIGTVAKLSAEQPLSMLVNNAGIAHYMPIAELSAEQAHELVQVKITAPTMLTHAAVPGMLSRGNGTIINVAGMIAFSGPAPASQMPRRAIYAGALAHAVAMSQTLSAELEDTGVRVQVLCPGVVATEFHTVQGMDLSAVPRMSADDVVTASVRGLELGEVVCAPGVEDYSLLQAVFDADLKAFEGQSPQLATRYRSR, encoded by the coding sequence ATGGCCGGACTCGCACTCGTCACGGGTGCTTCCTCGGGAATCGGTGAGGCATTCGCGCGCCGCCTGGCCGATGACGGTTACGACCTGATCGTCGTCGCTCGGCGCACCGAACGACTCGAACAGCTGACTGCGACGCTGCCGTCGACGGTGGACGTCCGCATCGTCACCGCCGATCTTTCTGCAGACGACGGTATCGGCACGGTGGCGAAACTGTCCGCGGAGCAACCGTTGTCGATGCTCGTCAACAACGCCGGCATTGCGCACTACATGCCGATCGCCGAGTTGTCCGCTGAGCAGGCGCACGAGCTCGTCCAGGTGAAGATCACCGCGCCGACCATGCTCACCCACGCCGCCGTGCCGGGGATGCTGTCGCGCGGCAACGGAACCATCATCAACGTCGCCGGAATGATCGCGTTCTCCGGACCGGCACCGGCCTCACAGATGCCCCGGCGAGCTATTTATGCCGGAGCCTTGGCCCACGCCGTCGCGATGTCTCAGACGCTGAGCGCTGAGCTTGAGGACACGGGCGTACGCGTGCAGGTGCTCTGCCCCGGAGTCGTGGCCACCGAGTTCCACACCGTCCAGGGCATGGACCTGTCAGCGGTGCCCCGCATGAGCGCCGACGACGTGGTGACCGCCTCGGTGCGGGGTCTGGAACTCGGTGAGGTGGTCTGTGCGCCCGGTGTTGAGGATTACAGCCTGCTGCAGGCGGTTTTCGACGCCGACCTCAAGGCGTTCGAGGGCCAGAGCCCGCAGCTCGCCACCCGCTATCGGAGCCGGTAA
- a CDS encoding AraC family transcriptional regulator, with protein MDKHGYALDTTWRTLLKDLGVAPSDVLRRAGLPEDLFQQPSARLAPEDYHRLWNAIGAETGDAAFPVRLCRAVRAESFSPPLFAALCSPNFVVAARRISQYKKLVAPFRFDVVETEHAVTVELSWPEASPSPPTSLVMMELLFCVTLLRMGTREALQPTEVTTPVLPGTPAPYEEFLGAHVYRAPRHRVVFSAADAARPFLTSNEPLWRAFEPELRRRLGDLDTPSTTAERIRAALLEALPSGQASMDLIAKKLALSKRTLQRRIEAEGTNFQQILDQTRTNLSRHYLENTALSVPEIAFLLGFSEPNSFYRAFRVWTGTTPENVRRGGSGAAVKATGQSWA; from the coding sequence ATGGACAAGCACGGCTACGCGCTCGACACGACCTGGCGCACCCTGCTGAAGGATCTGGGTGTGGCGCCGAGCGACGTGCTGCGACGCGCCGGGCTTCCGGAGGATCTGTTCCAGCAGCCGTCGGCGAGGCTTGCGCCCGAGGACTATCACCGTCTTTGGAACGCCATCGGAGCCGAGACCGGGGATGCGGCGTTTCCGGTCCGGCTGTGTCGCGCGGTCCGTGCCGAGTCCTTCTCCCCGCCGTTGTTCGCGGCGCTGTGCAGCCCGAACTTCGTGGTGGCGGCGCGGCGAATATCGCAGTACAAGAAACTGGTCGCGCCGTTTCGCTTCGACGTCGTCGAAACGGAGCACGCCGTCACGGTGGAGTTGTCCTGGCCCGAGGCGTCGCCGTCGCCGCCCACGTCCCTGGTGATGATGGAACTGCTTTTCTGCGTGACGCTGCTCCGGATGGGCACCCGCGAGGCATTGCAGCCGACGGAGGTCACCACCCCCGTGCTGCCGGGCACGCCGGCCCCGTACGAGGAGTTCCTCGGGGCCCACGTATATCGCGCCCCGCGGCACCGGGTGGTCTTTTCGGCCGCTGACGCGGCTCGACCGTTCCTCACCTCGAACGAGCCACTGTGGCGCGCGTTCGAGCCCGAACTGCGCCGCCGCCTGGGCGATCTCGACACACCTTCGACCACCGCCGAGCGCATTCGGGCGGCGCTGCTGGAGGCGCTGCCCAGCGGCCAGGCCTCAATGGACCTGATCGCCAAGAAGCTGGCGTTGAGCAAGCGGACGCTGCAACGCCGAATCGAAGCCGAGGGCACCAATTTCCAGCAGATCCTCGACCAGACGCGGACAAACCTCTCGCGGCACTACCTCGAGAACACCGCGTTGTCGGTTCCCGAGATCGCGTTCCTCCTGGGCTTCAGCGAGCCGAACTCGTTTTACCGCGCATTCCGGGTGTGGACCGGCACGACTCCGGAGAACGTGCGACGTGGGGGCTCCGGTGCTGCGGTAAAGGCAACCGGCCAGTCCTGGGCCTGA